GGATCAAAATTCTCCATGCATGTTTGGCCTGATTCGAGTTGGATTCCATCGCTATATATCTCCCGAGGATCGTAATTACCCTGGGCCGGAAAGAAAAAGCAAATCATAAAATTATAATTCGAACGATTGTTCTGGGATAAATATATAAAAGATAACTAATGAACGACTGTTAGGTGAGAGAGTAGAACATCTTCTTCTTCCAAAAGGAAGAAGAAGATTATATCAATAGAGAGAGAAACGAACTGGAACGTAAACTTTTACGGTGATCGCTTTTCCTTCTAACATAGAAGGAGAGTAACGTTTTTTGTAAAATGCTTGGATCGCGGATTCTTCTAATCCGTATCCTAAGGTTTTACCAATATTACGTACTCTTAAAACTTCTCCTGAGTCGGCAATGATCACTTCTAAAGTAAGAGTTCCACCCACACCCGCAGACTGAGCGTCTTTGGTATATTCAGGTTGAAGGTTGGGAGAAAGATCCACTGGAGCAGTAGCACCGGAGACGATTGCGTCTTGAGCACCTGCGATCCTGGAATCCTCTTTTTTCTTAAGAGTATCAGTGACCTCGAATTCTCCGTCGTCAGGAGCCTCTCCCACGTTTGGATCTTGGATCACAAGATTTTCCACGAAAGCAACTTCGTCGATCAGCTTGTCCAGATGATCGTAAGTGTTTGGAGGAGTGTACCAGAAAAGAAGAGCTGCGATCTGTAAAACAGCGGAAGTACCTAAGAAGGTCTCCATTCTGTAACGATCCACAAACCTGCGAAGACCGGAACGTTTTTTGGAAGAAGGAGGAGAAGCAACTTGGTTCATTTTAAGCCCCCTCCTTGTGTAGTTTTAGTTACCAGAGAAACTTTTAACGCGCCGGCTTCTTTCAAAAGTTCAAACACATTGTCCAGGTCTGCGTAATTCAGTTCTTTATCCGCATGGATAAGTACTTTCAGATCAGGAGTGGTTGCAAGTTTAGCACGAACGTTATTAATCGCTTCGTTCAGAGGCATCTTTACTTGGTTAAAGTAAATGGACTTCTCGTTATCAGCGCTTAAATATAAATTTGCAATTTTTTTATTAAGCTGCTCTCCTCCGGGAACATCCGGAAGAGCGATGGGAAGATCCGGATCCGTATCAAG
This is a stretch of genomic DNA from Leptospira hartskeerlii. It encodes these proteins:
- a CDS encoding ExbD/TolR family protein, whose amino-acid sequence is MALKKKKAPPSIPVSSMADIAFLLLVFFMVTSVLDTDPDLPIALPDVPGGEQLNKKIANLYLSADNEKSIYFNQVKMPLNEAINNVRAKLATTPDLKVLIHADKELNYADLDNVFELLKEAGALKVSLVTKTTQGGGLK
- a CDS encoding energy transducer TonB, producing MNQVASPPSSKKRSGLRRFVDRYRMETFLGTSAVLQIAALLFWYTPPNTYDHLDKLIDEVAFVENLVIQDPNVGEAPDDGEFEVTDTLKKKEDSRIAGAQDAIVSGATAPVDLSPNLQPEYTKDAQSAGVGGTLTLEVIIADSGEVLRVRNIGKTLGYGLEESAIQAFYKKRYSPSMLEGKAITVKVYVPVRFSLY